One stretch of Sinomonas terrae DNA includes these proteins:
- a CDS encoding IS1380 family transposase, with product MLVSHTRAAVAASFDEPNLVSAAGLVPVMRLAEAAGLQALADEHLSVPTDKGANAGLKLGALVAGMVAGADSIDDMALLRHGGMKKLFKGCYAPSTLGSFLRAFAFGHVRQLDAVAARFLASLAARAPLFGNREEGDFVFVDLDDTIVEVHGYAKQGSGYGYSGVRGLNALLATATTQDTAPVILAQRLRKGAANSSRGASRLVADALSALRRTGTAGRVLVRADSAFYGHPTVSAARAAGAEISVTVRLDPAIKRAISSIRDEAWTTIEYTDAVFDEAAGAWVSKAEVAEVPFTAFASRKKAERVSGRLVVRRIPDLNPKAENGQGTLFATHRHHAFFTTVPAEDLGTVAADATHRGHAVIEQVHADLKDSALAHLPSGKFAANSAWLVAAAMAFNLARAAGILAAGPFIKARTGTIRRKLVNIPARIASSARKIRLRLPDSWPWQAAWEKLFITAHAPPRTA from the coding sequence GTGCTAGTTTCCCACACTCGCGCCGCGGTGGCGGCGTCCTTCGACGAGCCGAATCTGGTCTCCGCGGCGGGGCTGGTGCCGGTGATGCGCCTGGCCGAGGCCGCCGGTCTCCAGGCTCTCGCCGACGAGCACCTGAGCGTGCCGACGGACAAGGGCGCGAATGCCGGGCTGAAGCTGGGCGCGCTGGTGGCCGGGATGGTCGCCGGGGCGGACTCGATCGACGACATGGCCCTGCTGCGGCACGGGGGCATGAAGAAGCTGTTCAAAGGCTGCTATGCGCCCTCGACCCTGGGCTCGTTCCTGCGCGCGTTCGCCTTCGGCCACGTCCGCCAGCTCGACGCGGTCGCGGCACGGTTCCTGGCCAGCCTGGCCGCCCGGGCACCCCTTTTTGGGAACCGGGAGGAAGGGGACTTCGTGTTCGTGGACCTCGACGACACGATCGTCGAGGTCCACGGCTACGCCAAGCAGGGATCCGGGTACGGGTACTCCGGGGTCCGCGGGCTGAACGCCCTGCTGGCCACGGCCACCACGCAGGACACCGCCCCGGTCATCCTGGCCCAGCGGCTGCGCAAGGGCGCGGCGAACTCCTCCCGCGGGGCCTCCCGGCTGGTCGCCGATGCGCTCTCGGCCCTGCGCCGTACCGGCACCGCCGGGCGGGTGCTGGTGCGGGCCGACTCGGCCTTCTACGGGCATCCGACCGTCTCCGCTGCCCGCGCCGCAGGGGCCGAGATCTCGGTCACGGTCCGTCTGGACCCGGCCATCAAGCGCGCCATCAGCTCCATCCGGGACGAGGCGTGGACGACGATCGAGTACACCGACGCGGTCTTCGACGAGGCAGCCGGAGCCTGGGTCTCGAAGGCGGAGGTCGCCGAGGTGCCCTTCACCGCGTTCGCCTCCCGGAAGAAGGCCGAGCGCGTGAGCGGGCGGCTCGTCGTGCGCCGGATCCCGGACCTGAACCCCAAGGCCGAGAACGGGCAGGGAACCCTGTTCGCCACCCACCGTCACCACGCGTTCTTCACCACCGTCCCCGCCGAGGACCTCGGCACCGTCGCGGCGGATGCGACCCACCGGGGCCACGCGGTCATCGAGCAGGTCCATGCCGATCTGAAGGACTCGGCCCTGGCCCATCTGCCCTCCGGAAAGTTCGCCGCGAACTCGGCCTGGCTCGTCGCCGCGGCCATGGCGTTCAACCTCGCCCGGGCCGCCGGGATCCTCGCCGCCGGACCCTTCATCAAGGCCAGGACCGGCACCATCCGCCGCAAGCTCGTCAACATCCCGGCCCGGATCGCCTCAAGCGCCCGAAAGATCCGCCTCCGCCTGCCCGATTCCTGGCCATGGCAGGCCGCGTGGGAAAAGCTCTTCATCACCGCCCACGCACCTCCGCGAACGGCATAG
- a CDS encoding mannitol dehydrogenase family protein has product MAASPLPRLSAAYDGAPRLGALRPGIVHLGLGNFHRAHQAVYTRAALEAAGSGADGASDWGIIGVGSRSAAVPDAMKAQDLLYTVIEISPEGESFSIPGVHTDVFTAAGEPERVVASIGAPETRIVSLTVTENGYYYSPRTGHLAVDDPAIQRDLSEAARPSTPIGQIVRGLQSRARGHGAPITVLSCDNLADNGHHTERLVKEFASLLPEGEAAETLAFIERHVTFPSTMVDRIVPATADHYRRLVAEGCGYRDDVPVPAEPFTMWVLEDSFAAGRPAWEAGGAVFSDEVSRYEELKVRLLNGTHSLIAYLGALTGAATIPESVRQPEIEAAARAVLRDEYRPSVTAPRGVDLDAYEEELFTRWRNTALGHRTSQVGSDGSLKLRQRIPVPALAALDSGRAPHFLALTAAAYLACLAPLPGFDPGPHAAAMVDPARPMLARAAELSSSSAELASRVLGEQHLLGEELAGRDEFIARTGELLDIIRRNGALAAAAEAGKVSAG; this is encoded by the coding sequence ATGGCCGCTTCCCCACTTCCTCGCCTTTCCGCCGCGTACGACGGCGCCCCTCGCCTTGGTGCCCTGCGTCCCGGGATCGTCCACCTCGGCCTGGGCAACTTCCACCGCGCGCACCAGGCGGTCTACACGCGGGCCGCTCTCGAGGCTGCCGGTTCGGGCGCCGATGGCGCCTCGGACTGGGGCATCATCGGCGTCGGGAGCCGGTCCGCGGCCGTTCCCGACGCGATGAAGGCCCAGGATCTGCTCTACACGGTCATCGAGATCTCGCCCGAGGGCGAGTCGTTCTCGATCCCGGGGGTGCACACTGACGTGTTCACGGCCGCTGGCGAGCCCGAGCGGGTGGTCGCGTCGATCGGCGCCCCCGAGACCCGCATCGTCTCGCTCACGGTGACCGAGAACGGCTACTACTACAGCCCCCGGACCGGCCACCTCGCCGTCGACGATCCGGCCATCCAGCGGGACCTCTCCGAGGCGGCGCGTCCGTCGACGCCGATCGGGCAGATCGTGCGCGGGCTCCAGTCGCGGGCGCGCGGCCATGGCGCGCCGATCACGGTGCTCAGCTGCGACAACCTCGCCGACAACGGGCACCACACGGAGCGGCTCGTGAAGGAGTTCGCCAGCCTGCTGCCTGAAGGCGAGGCTGCCGAGACCCTCGCGTTCATCGAGCGTCACGTGACGTTCCCGTCCACGATGGTGGACCGGATCGTGCCCGCGACCGCGGACCACTACCGTCGGCTCGTGGCCGAGGGATGCGGCTACCGCGATGACGTGCCGGTGCCTGCAGAGCCGTTCACGATGTGGGTCCTCGAGGACAGTTTTGCGGCGGGGCGGCCCGCTTGGGAAGCTGGCGGGGCCGTGTTCTCGGACGAGGTCTCCCGGTACGAGGAGCTCAAGGTCAGGCTGCTCAACGGCACGCACTCGCTCATCGCGTACCTCGGGGCGCTGACGGGCGCCGCAACCATCCCGGAGTCCGTTCGGCAACCGGAGATCGAAGCCGCAGCACGGGCCGTGCTGCGCGACGAGTACCGCCCCAGCGTGACGGCGCCGCGCGGCGTCGACCTCGATGCCTACGAGGAAGAGCTCTTCACGCGCTGGCGGAACACGGCGCTGGGGCATCGGACGAGCCAGGTCGGCTCGGACGGTTCGCTCAAGCTCCGCCAGCGGATCCCCGTTCCGGCCCTCGCCGCGCTCGATTCCGGCCGGGCGCCGCACTTCCTCGCGCTGACTGCCGCCGCGTACCTCGCGTGTCTCGCTCCCCTGCCCGGCTTCGACCCCGGGCCTCACGCCGCCGCTATGGTCGATCCGGCTCGGCCGATGCTTGCCCGCGCGGCTGAGCTGTCGTCGTCGTCCGCCGAGCTGGCGAGCCGAGTGCTCGGCGAGCAGCACCTGCTCGGCGAGGAGCTCGCGGGCCGGGACGAGTTCATCGCGCGGACGGGCGAACTCCTCGACATCATCCGGCGCAACGGTGCCCTGGCAGCCGCCGCCGAGGCCGGGAAGGTTTCGGCCGGTTAG
- a CDS encoding helix-turn-helix transcriptional regulator: MEPRAQLAADLLGLPDHDEYLRAASELLFKLFPGENVAWNMLDAEAPSAEVRAYPGSPLADADVARILLELWEDHPLVLSYLEARGEEIWSPRRLSDLVTDEQLYRTRAYREGLAQLGTNRQLSFLARRTSPLRIQGWTMNRLGMDFTDDEVELARHLQPVLRLLEAARSDGRLGQRWEGVAEEHDVTSREQEILRLLSKGLTGMAIGHLLGISPRTVAKHLEHAYSKLGCTNRIDALRLLRGD; the protein is encoded by the coding sequence ATGGAGCCACGCGCCCAACTTGCGGCCGACCTCCTCGGCCTCCCAGACCACGACGAGTACCTCCGCGCCGCCAGCGAACTCCTCTTCAAGCTCTTCCCCGGCGAGAACGTCGCATGGAACATGCTGGACGCAGAGGCGCCGAGCGCCGAAGTCCGCGCCTACCCGGGAAGTCCTCTGGCCGATGCCGACGTGGCCCGGATCCTGCTTGAGCTCTGGGAGGACCATCCTCTGGTTCTCAGCTATTTGGAGGCCCGGGGCGAAGAAATCTGGAGTCCCCGGCGCCTCAGCGATCTCGTGACCGATGAGCAGCTGTACCGGACCCGCGCGTACCGCGAGGGGCTCGCCCAGCTCGGGACGAACAGGCAGCTCTCCTTCCTCGCCCGGAGGACGTCTCCGCTCCGCATCCAAGGTTGGACGATGAACCGGCTCGGCATGGATTTCACGGACGATGAGGTGGAACTCGCTCGGCACCTCCAACCTGTTCTCAGGCTTCTCGAGGCGGCGCGCTCAGACGGGCGGCTCGGCCAGCGATGGGAGGGGGTGGCCGAGGAGCACGACGTGACGAGCAGGGAACAGGAAATCCTGCGCCTCCTCAGCAAAGGGCTGACAGGGATGGCGATCGGCCACCTGCTCGGCATCAGTCCCAGGACGGTGGCGAAGCACCTCGAACACGCCTACTCGAAGCTCGGGTGCACGAACCGGATCGATGCGCTCAGGCTCCTGAGGGGCGACTGA
- a CDS encoding glycoside hydrolase family 16 protein, translating to MKKEILAFVTSSALMFATLAATFAIGTPAVGATTSSTDGTQAAVVLGWGPVINGDEFNYVGAPDPTKWRVYSSPGQNGNGIRTPKAWYVNGSVAQVTGDSSGNTGGMSAIWDRNIAPYQRIEARMRTNQRDPQYHPVLILWPDSNTGCSEIDYAEGTQNTTQMHFWLHYPTCGLRNSSTVTIDTTQWHNYAVEWSRSGIRGWIDGVLWFSDTSAAAQSMTVPMHETVQLDWFPAGYTTPPQLSWMQVDWIRQYAPPSQ from the coding sequence ATGAAAAAAGAAATCCTCGCATTCGTCACGTCTTCTGCCCTGATGTTCGCCACCCTCGCGGCCACGTTCGCAATAGGCACTCCCGCCGTCGGCGCCACGACTTCCAGCACTGATGGGACGCAGGCCGCCGTCGTGCTCGGATGGGGGCCGGTGATCAACGGCGACGAATTCAACTACGTCGGTGCGCCCGATCCCACCAAATGGAGGGTCTACAGCAGCCCAGGCCAGAATGGAAACGGCATCCGCACCCCCAAGGCCTGGTACGTCAACGGGTCGGTGGCCCAGGTGACCGGCGATTCAAGCGGCAACACCGGCGGAATGTCTGCAATCTGGGACCGGAACATCGCCCCGTACCAGCGCATCGAAGCCCGCATGCGGACCAATCAGCGCGACCCCCAGTACCACCCGGTCCTGATCCTGTGGCCGGATTCCAATACCGGGTGCTCCGAGATTGACTACGCCGAAGGGACCCAGAACACCACTCAGATGCACTTCTGGTTGCACTACCCCACCTGCGGGCTGCGCAACTCCTCCACGGTGACCATCGACACAACCCAGTGGCACAACTACGCGGTCGAATGGTCTCGCAGCGGCATCCGCGGCTGGATCGACGGCGTGCTCTGGTTCAGCGACACGAGTGCCGCTGCCCAGTCGATGACCGTGCCGATGCATGAGACGGTCCAGCTCGACTGGTTCCCCGCGGGCTACACCACCCCACCACAGCTCTCGTGGATGCAAGTGGATTGGATCCGGCAATACGCACCCCCGAGCCAATGA
- a CDS encoding NUDIX hydrolase produces the protein MGAAEIEFRPDETGLDAGAVPSLEQLALRAAERLADRPHRELPRAPHERQAAVAITLIERAGVPCVPVIKRAARGRNAGHWALPGGRVEPSESSESAALRELAEETGLLCEHDDVLGRLDDITTATGHVISPWVVAAPGKRPFKRSAAEVASLHPIPVARLLAPGVPRWRETPEGSLLQMPLRHDMVIHAPTGAILWQFAEVVLRGRDVDFGHILEPAFVGR, from the coding sequence ATGGGCGCAGCCGAGATCGAATTCAGACCTGACGAGACGGGCCTCGACGCGGGCGCGGTGCCCTCGCTCGAACAGCTTGCGCTGCGGGCGGCCGAGCGGCTCGCCGATCGGCCGCACCGCGAGCTGCCCCGTGCCCCGCACGAGCGGCAGGCGGCGGTGGCGATCACACTGATCGAACGCGCCGGCGTCCCCTGCGTGCCCGTGATCAAGCGAGCCGCGCGCGGACGCAATGCCGGTCACTGGGCACTTCCCGGTGGACGAGTGGAGCCGTCCGAATCCAGTGAGTCGGCGGCGCTGCGGGAACTCGCCGAGGAGACCGGCCTGTTGTGCGAGCACGACGACGTCCTCGGGCGCCTCGACGACATCACCACTGCCACCGGTCATGTCATCAGCCCTTGGGTGGTCGCAGCGCCCGGGAAGCGTCCTTTCAAGCGGAGCGCCGCGGAAGTCGCCTCGCTCCATCCCATCCCGGTGGCCCGCCTGCTCGCGCCGGGCGTTCCTCGCTGGCGCGAAACTCCCGAGGGCTCGCTTCTCCAGATGCCGTTGCGTCATGACATGGTCATCCACGCGCCCACCGGGGCGATTCTCTGGCAGTTCGCGGAAGTCGTGCTTCGAGGTCGCGACGTTGACTTCGGTCATATCCTCGAGCCTGCCTTCGTTGGGCGCTGA
- a CDS encoding nuclear transport factor 2 family protein, producing the protein MTAEGIIDTSAALRSYYAVLLGGIKRYGEGGELLPLLAEDFTFDGPLAGQVSGADRFVRGVKGFIEAVREITFIEAVATDDGAALLYDAELPNGTVRFAEFFELQDGIIKTIRIHYNAADYLAAGGH; encoded by the coding sequence GTGACCGCAGAAGGCATCATTGACACCTCAGCCGCCCTTCGTTCCTACTACGCGGTCCTCCTCGGCGGCATCAAGCGGTACGGCGAGGGCGGCGAACTCCTCCCGCTCCTCGCCGAGGACTTCACCTTCGACGGGCCTCTCGCAGGCCAAGTCTCCGGCGCGGACCGCTTCGTCAGGGGCGTCAAGGGGTTCATCGAGGCCGTCCGCGAGATTACCTTCATCGAGGCGGTGGCAACGGACGACGGCGCGGCCCTGCTTTACGACGCGGAACTCCCCAATGGGACGGTCCGCTTCGCAGAATTCTTCGAGCTCCAGGACGGAATCATCAAGACGATTCGCATCCATTACAACGCCGCCGACTATCTGGCCGCGGGCGGCCACTAA
- a CDS encoding polysaccharide lyase, translating to MPSSRQLIRVLAAAAALTLPVAGGSAVLAAPANAVTCLPGTSTPTDGYPGTVVTANNFESGTLSGYSVQTSGTGTATVSSARAHDGACSAYLHVTSDPGSLADFSAALPSGTRQVYAEAWFNITTAGLSGNDVPYFRFFSGSTRFVDVYRYNSNGQLWLRVLAPSGSFTYTRLLSSSISLGAWHHVVMHVIPNGSASTVEVWFDGLKVYSSSSVSTVASSATKVQLGAEHYQQMGDSYIDDLIIKSVAN from the coding sequence ATGCCATCATCGAGACAGCTCATTCGTGTTCTGGCCGCCGCGGCCGCACTCACCCTGCCAGTGGCCGGAGGGTCAGCGGTCCTAGCCGCTCCAGCGAATGCCGTCACCTGCTTGCCGGGGACGAGCACACCGACGGACGGCTACCCCGGCACCGTCGTGACGGCCAACAACTTTGAATCAGGGACCCTGTCCGGGTACTCCGTCCAAACGAGCGGGACGGGAACCGCAACGGTTTCCTCGGCCCGGGCCCACGATGGGGCCTGCTCCGCCTACCTGCACGTGACCTCGGACCCGGGTTCGCTCGCGGACTTTTCGGCCGCCTTGCCCTCGGGGACTCGGCAGGTCTACGCCGAGGCCTGGTTCAACATCACGACAGCCGGTCTCTCTGGCAACGACGTCCCGTACTTCCGCTTCTTCTCCGGAAGCACCCGGTTCGTCGACGTCTACCGGTACAACAGCAATGGGCAATTGTGGCTGCGCGTTCTGGCACCCAGCGGGTCGTTCACTTACACGCGGCTGCTGTCGTCCAGCATTTCACTGGGCGCTTGGCACCACGTCGTGATGCATGTCATCCCGAATGGCAGTGCGTCCACCGTGGAGGTGTGGTTCGACGGTCTGAAGGTCTACTCGAGCTCGAGCGTGAGCACGGTGGCTTCATCCGCCACCAAGGTGCAGCTCGGTGCCGAGCATTACCAGCAAATGGGTGATTCCTACATCGACGATCTCATCATCAAGAGCGTCGCGAATTGA
- the manD gene encoding D-mannonate dehydratase ManD, whose amino-acid sequence MTRLIAAVDVLITSPSRNFVTLKITTDDGIVGWGDATLNGRELAVAAYLRDHLAPALLGRDADRIEDTWQFLYRGAYWRRGPVTMAAVGAVDLALWDIKGKALGVPVYQLLGGAARDKVLTYTHATGWDLPELLDSIERRREQGFRAVRAQSGVPGLDKVYGVTKGEASYEPAGRGGGPAEEVWDTSAYLRHAPKVLHAVREHVGPELRLLHDVHHRLTPTEAGRLARSLEDVDLFWLEDVMPAENQKLLRAVRAQTTVPLAIGEVFNTIWDCEQLLSERLIDYIRTAVVHAGGISHVRKILALAEVYQVKGAPHGPSDVSPVNLSASLHVGLATTNFGIQEYMGYDPLVSEIFRSSFTFEDGYLHPGDEPGLGVEVDEAAAARFPYSPAYLPIARDLDGTMRDW is encoded by the coding sequence ATGACCCGTCTTATTGCCGCCGTCGACGTCCTCATCACGAGCCCGTCGCGCAACTTCGTCACCCTCAAGATCACCACGGATGACGGCATCGTCGGCTGGGGTGACGCGACCCTCAACGGCCGCGAGCTCGCCGTCGCCGCCTACCTCCGCGACCACCTCGCGCCCGCGCTGCTCGGCCGGGACGCGGATCGCATCGAGGACACGTGGCAGTTCCTCTACCGCGGCGCGTACTGGCGCCGCGGGCCGGTGACGATGGCCGCGGTCGGCGCCGTCGACCTCGCCCTGTGGGACATCAAGGGCAAGGCGCTCGGCGTGCCCGTCTACCAGCTCCTCGGCGGCGCGGCGCGGGACAAGGTCCTCACCTACACGCACGCGACCGGCTGGGATCTGCCGGAGCTGCTGGACTCCATCGAACGACGGCGCGAGCAGGGCTTCCGCGCGGTCCGCGCCCAATCGGGGGTGCCGGGGCTCGACAAGGTCTACGGCGTCACGAAGGGCGAGGCGTCCTACGAGCCCGCGGGCCGCGGCGGCGGCCCGGCCGAAGAGGTCTGGGACACTTCCGCGTACCTGCGGCACGCCCCGAAGGTGCTCCACGCCGTCCGCGAGCACGTCGGTCCCGAGCTCAGGCTCCTCCACGACGTGCACCATCGCCTCACCCCGACGGAAGCCGGCCGGCTCGCGCGTTCGCTCGAGGACGTGGACCTGTTCTGGCTCGAGGACGTCATGCCCGCGGAGAACCAGAAGCTCCTGCGCGCCGTCCGCGCCCAGACCACGGTCCCACTCGCGATCGGCGAGGTGTTCAACACGATCTGGGACTGCGAGCAGCTGCTGAGTGAGCGGCTCATCGACTACATCCGCACGGCCGTCGTGCACGCGGGCGGCATTTCCCACGTCCGCAAGATCCTCGCCCTCGCCGAGGTCTACCAGGTCAAGGGCGCCCCGCACGGGCCCTCGGACGTCTCCCCCGTCAACCTCTCCGCCTCCCTGCACGTCGGCCTCGCGACGACCAACTTCGGCATCCAGGAGTACATGGGCTACGACCCGCTCGTCTCCGAGATCTTCCGCAGCAGCTTCACGTTCGAGGACGGCTACCTCCACCCCGGCGACGAGCCCGGGCTCGGCGTCGAGGTCGACGAGGCCGCCGCCGCCCGCTTCCCCTACTCCCCCGCCTACCTGCCAATCGCCCGGGACCTCGACGGCACCATGAGGGACTGGTGA
- a CDS encoding LacI family DNA-binding transcriptional regulator, with protein MPATLTDVAKRAGVSLATASRAFSEPGRLAAATRQKVTAAAEELGYEAPGQSGPRMIGVVVPDVANAVFAALIKAIQERAWPGRHRMLLADTAESADREREQVAALAAVADGVVLCSPRLPADELRGLVGPVPAVVVNGEAERAPSVLLDAGDGLRQAVEHLFALGHRKLAYVPGPPTSWADAQRLEAVTRLCEEWEIELASVGHQNATVDGGLAAAASVVASGATAAIAYNDLVAIGLLAGARQLGRHCPEGLSVVGIDDLDVAAAAEPGLTSVRVDIERGGALALDLLLEQLAGKPRPAAPVRLGSQLIVRGSTSAPRISPIPSKKK; from the coding sequence ATGCCCGCGACGCTCACCGACGTTGCAAAACGCGCAGGCGTCTCCCTCGCCACCGCCTCGAGGGCCTTCAGCGAGCCGGGCAGGCTCGCCGCCGCTACACGCCAGAAGGTCACGGCCGCCGCTGAGGAACTCGGCTACGAGGCCCCGGGGCAGAGCGGACCCCGCATGATCGGCGTCGTCGTCCCAGATGTCGCGAACGCCGTCTTCGCGGCCCTGATCAAGGCGATCCAGGAGCGGGCGTGGCCGGGCCGGCACCGCATGCTCCTCGCCGACACCGCCGAGTCGGCCGACCGCGAGCGCGAACAGGTCGCTGCCCTGGCAGCGGTGGCGGACGGCGTCGTCCTCTGCTCGCCGCGCCTGCCCGCCGACGAACTGCGGGGCCTGGTTGGGCCGGTGCCCGCCGTCGTCGTCAACGGCGAAGCCGAGCGCGCGCCGAGCGTGCTCCTCGATGCCGGGGACGGACTCCGCCAAGCCGTCGAGCATCTCTTCGCGCTCGGGCACCGCAAGCTCGCCTACGTGCCTGGGCCGCCGACGTCCTGGGCGGACGCTCAGCGCCTCGAAGCGGTGACGCGGCTGTGCGAGGAGTGGGAGATCGAGCTCGCCTCGGTGGGCCACCAGAATGCGACGGTCGACGGCGGGCTGGCGGCGGCGGCGTCGGTCGTCGCGAGCGGTGCCACGGCAGCAATCGCGTACAACGACCTCGTGGCCATCGGCCTGCTCGCGGGCGCGCGCCAGCTCGGCAGGCATTGCCCGGAGGGCCTCAGCGTGGTCGGCATCGACGACCTCGATGTCGCTGCCGCCGCCGAGCCCGGCCTGACGTCGGTGCGGGTCGATATCGAGCGCGGCGGGGCCCTCGCCCTCGACCTCCTGCTCGAGCAGCTCGCCGGCAAGCCCCGCCCGGCCGCACCCGTGCGCCTCGGGTCCCAGCTGATCGTCCGCGGCTCCACCTCCGCCCCTCGAATCTCCCCCATCCCCTCGAAAAAGAAGTGA
- a CDS encoding MFS transporter: MSSQLSKKSPHEGRKNRPHPGAQTAARSEAQAETIARPRGKARWSIALLMGFGILINYVDRLSISVTQKPLTHDFGLTATEFGILSSAFLWSYAIMQIPSGMLLDRFGVKKIWGGSAVLWTIASVLTAVASGAWIIVIARILLGVAEAPAFPGAMKATGQWFPRHERGLCTAIFDSGTRLANVIGLPLIAFTVATWGWREAFWLQAALSVVFLVAFLWRYTGPKARLAKGRMSEEEYGYIVDGGASSEEIRPSSDWATVGYLLRQRKVWGLSLGLAGAGYVLWMLLTWLPGYMQTSMNQSVLQSGIYAAVPAFAMFVSEMTIGGWWVDRVIGRGANPDKVRKGILVAGMIVALFTVGAAFSNTPVVAIIWIAIGSAGIALVYVTSNSLPALIAPEGSAGSLAAIVNCVNLLAGVAAPIVTGFVVDTTGHFFYAFIIGGIALIGGLASYVLLMGRIEPIPARGVVREPLEG; the protein is encoded by the coding sequence GTGTCCTCTCAGCTTTCCAAGAAGTCCCCTCACGAGGGCCGGAAGAACCGCCCTCATCCAGGAGCCCAGACTGCGGCTCGCTCAGAAGCCCAGGCTGAGACCATCGCCCGGCCCCGAGGCAAGGCGCGCTGGAGCATCGCCCTGCTCATGGGCTTCGGCATCCTCATCAACTACGTCGATCGGCTCTCCATCTCGGTCACGCAGAAGCCCCTGACTCATGACTTCGGGCTGACCGCCACGGAATTCGGCATCCTCTCGTCGGCCTTCCTCTGGTCCTACGCGATCATGCAGATCCCGTCCGGGATGCTCCTCGACCGCTTCGGCGTGAAGAAGATCTGGGGCGGAAGCGCTGTCCTGTGGACGATCGCCTCGGTCCTCACGGCCGTTGCCTCCGGTGCGTGGATCATCGTCATTGCGAGGATCCTGCTCGGCGTCGCCGAGGCACCCGCCTTCCCGGGCGCCATGAAGGCCACGGGCCAGTGGTTCCCGCGGCATGAGCGCGGCCTGTGCACTGCGATCTTCGACAGCGGCACGCGCCTCGCCAACGTCATCGGGCTTCCCCTCATCGCGTTCACGGTCGCGACTTGGGGCTGGCGTGAGGCGTTCTGGCTCCAGGCGGCGCTCTCCGTCGTCTTCCTCGTCGCGTTCCTCTGGCGCTACACCGGCCCGAAGGCGCGCCTCGCGAAGGGCCGCATGTCGGAGGAGGAGTACGGCTACATCGTCGATGGCGGCGCGTCGAGCGAAGAGATCCGCCCGTCGAGCGACTGGGCCACGGTCGGCTACCTCCTGAGGCAGCGCAAGGTCTGGGGCCTCTCGCTCGGACTCGCAGGTGCCGGGTACGTGCTGTGGATGCTGCTCACCTGGCTCCCCGGCTACATGCAGACGAGCATGAACCAGAGCGTGCTCCAGAGCGGCATCTACGCCGCGGTCCCGGCCTTCGCGATGTTCGTCTCGGAGATGACGATCGGCGGCTGGTGGGTCGATCGCGTGATCGGCCGGGGCGCGAACCCGGACAAGGTGCGCAAGGGCATCCTCGTGGCTGGAATGATCGTGGCCCTGTTCACGGTCGGTGCAGCGTTCTCGAACACTCCGGTCGTTGCGATCATCTGGATCGCGATCGGCAGCGCAGGCATCGCCCTCGTGTACGTCACGAGTAACTCGCTCCCCGCGCTCATCGCCCCCGAGGGCAGCGCCGGCTCGCTCGCTGCGATCGTGAACTGCGTGAACCTCCTCGCGGGCGTCGCGGCTCCGATCGTGACCGGCTTCGTCGTCGACACCACCGGGCACTTCTTCTACGCGTTCATCATCGGCGGTATCGCACTCATCGGCGGACTCGCCTCGTACGTCCTGCTCATGGGGAGGATCGAACCGATCCCGGCACGCGGCGTCGTCCGCGAGCCCCTCGAAGGATAG
- a CDS encoding response regulator, which produces MIRTLVVDDDYRVARIHAAHIARVQGYECIGEAHTAAEARDAVARLEPDLLLLDVYLPDEDGIALLRSLRETHDVDAIIITAARDVGTVRAAMRGGAVYYLVKPFGFDQLTAQLAAYRRWRTEADSRHISGQNDVDALFAARHAPTPGPTARSLPPTMQKVLDAVRAAERPLGAQDVSELIGISRPTAQRYLSELERKGRLELTLEYGTTGRPVNTYVVRPGA; this is translated from the coding sequence ATGATCCGAACCCTCGTGGTCGACGACGACTACCGGGTGGCGCGAATCCATGCCGCGCACATCGCACGGGTTCAGGGGTACGAGTGCATCGGCGAGGCGCACACCGCCGCGGAGGCGCGCGACGCCGTCGCCCGCCTCGAACCCGACCTCCTGCTCCTCGACGTCTACCTGCCCGACGAGGACGGGATCGCCCTGCTGCGCTCCCTCCGCGAGACGCACGACGTCGACGCCATCATCATCACCGCCGCCCGCGACGTTGGGACCGTGCGTGCCGCGATGCGCGGCGGCGCCGTCTACTACCTCGTCAAGCCGTTCGGCTTCGACCAGCTCACCGCGCAGCTAGCGGCCTACCGTCGGTGGCGCACCGAGGCGGATTCCCGTCACATATCGGGGCAGAACGACGTCGACGCGCTCTTCGCCGCGCGGCACGCGCCGACCCCGGGGCCCACCGCGCGCAGCCTCCCGCCGACCATGCAGAAGGTGCTCGACGCCGTCCGCGCGGCCGAGCGGCCACTCGGCGCCCAGGACGTCTCCGAGCTCATCGGCATTTCGCGGCCGACGGCCCAGCGGTACCTCAGCGAGCTCGAGCGCAAGGGGCGGCTCGAGCTGACCCTCGAGTACGGGACCACCGGCCGGCCGGTCAACACGTACGTGGTGCGCCCGGGGGCGTGA